The Osmerus eperlanus chromosome 9, fOsmEpe2.1, whole genome shotgun sequence genomic sequence GAGTCTCACACCCTAAACCATACATGATTGAAAGATTTACATGCCTTATAACCTCGTCTATTTAAAAACTCAACTGATCCTGTTTCTGCGGTCTCCTCTCCACAAAAACAAGACTAAACTAGCCAAGGAGGAACTTGACACATCATTGGTTAATCAGACTGCCAGGGGTAAAACAGTAATTCTCAGTTGTTCATTCTCACAACACACCCCTTGATATCACAATGTGGAAATGTATTCAACACACTGCTTCAGTGAAGTAACTATAGTAATAATTGTGGAGATGACCAGACATAGACTTCTGCTACTGTATAAAAGACACAGCTTCATTGTATTTGATTTCACTGTCATGGCAATCCATTGAAAATAATTTAAGCCCAGTATTTAAAAAAAGTCCCTGATTCACCCTGCTCTGAAAGACATATCTTAACTTTGACTTGACGTGAATCAAAAACATTGTTtccagatttaaaaaaaacatctcaTGGATGAGATCATCTCAAAATACATACTTTTATGCTTTGAGATGTATGACTATTAATATTAATTACAGGTATttcaagaaaaaaacattatccTCTAAAGTTTTTCCTGTGTTGATAAAGATAGTGACTCTATACTATGTACCTAAAGTTATGAAGTTAAAAACGTCTAACTttaaaataatgttcttaagtGGGAACCCCAGAGACTAAAAGCCATATTTTGATGGAGGACAAGGACGAGGAGTAAGAAGGGAGCAGAAGAGGCACTGGGGACCACACTGGAGAACATAACATAATTCATCCACAGCTCAATAAGACCTACGCAATATTGATGTTAATACACGGCCAATCCTTGTAGCCCTTTGTTCATTAACATCTGATGCTTGTCAGTACTGAAGACAAGTGGGACCCGAGGACGGGGCTTAGTCCTCCCTCTATGCTTACATTTATATTGTAAGTTTTTACTACATAATGGTTATAACTGGGATCACTACCTCTGAACTACACAGAAAATGCACCTGGACCTCCTGGTTCCTCAGGTGGTAGGCCTACCACAGTTTTACCTCACCGCCCATAATGAATAGTTCGATTTGAGATACAACACACTTTTAAACTGAAGCTACGGTGCTTTTCGTAGTGTTTGATAGTACTATTGTTGATAAATACCAAGCACACGGTCGgtatctttcggccaaagtaaattccttgtctgtgcaaactttcatggcgaataaaaacccattctgattctgattttgtcatttagcttACTCACATTTGCCTTTTGAAGCTGTCAAGTTCCTCGTTGAAAAAAAGGTCATCTCCTGCAGAGTCGTTTGATTTGTTATTCTTTAACTTGAATGATAGGAATCGTTTTGCCTTCTTTTTCCTAGGGCTTGTTGGTCCCATATTGCCCGGCAGCGTCGCGTCCCGTGGGCTAACAAATGTTGGACTTGATGGTGAAGTCGAAGATCTTGGGATCGGTTTGGCAGGTTCCCCATCTCTGAATGATTCCGAATACATAGAGTGTTCTCCATCCTTGTTTTCTTTATCTAGTGACTTAGATTTATGAAATAAACTCTTTATTTTTGACGTGTTAGATTTACTCATGATGGAGATTTAACTCTTCCCCGAAGAGCGAGTAGAAATGGCAAGTCTTCATGTGTGTTGCTAGAACGAATATCTGGTGAGGTGAAAGTGTGGTAAATGTGTTGTACCTGTCGTGCTCCCTCCCTCATTGCTTCAACTATTGAACCACATCAGTGCGCGGTGCGTTCTGGTTGCACAATGGCCTATGGTGACAGACTAATTCATATTTTTGTAAACGTCATTTTATAATCTACTTTATAATAAAGATCACAAGTTCTTATtatacaatatttttttataaaggAACATGCTACTGTTATACTATACAAGGTCAAAAAGGGAATACAATAAAGTATACTGTGGCCTATATGGTAAAGAAATATGTCATTGGTTCTATAACGACTGTTAAGACTTTCAAATGcttaaagaaaataattgtccTTGTGTGTGGTTTTCCAATGCCCGTGTTGCACGAAGGACGTCTGTTGGCTCTATCTAGTGGCCATTTGGAATAAGTACAGCATCATTCAGTCAGTCTGAATGAAAGTGTTTTATCATCATCGTCATACTATAACGCCAtgaatctctctttcttctctctctctctctctctctctctctctctctctctctctctctctctctctctctctctctctctctctctctctctctctctctctctctctctctctctctctctctctctctctctctctctatgaatgTAAGACTTGTGATGCAAAATGTCAAAATGTGTCacagccacagccgtgcccccctgtttttggttttgccctgccctagtgttttcctgtctgtcataggtgtgttcgacttcatgcaggaCCGGCGGcgccttgaagttgagaatgccattggctgcttcaagtcagccggggtgcaggcggctgcaggcgacgcctgCGCTGCAGCCCGGctgccaatggcattctcagattcaaggcagccggctgcagccggctgtcggcggcgccggcgctgcatgaagtcgaacacacctattgtcttcacctgtatctcgttcagtggtttcagttctcTTTAgtctcattgtgtccacctgtgtctagtttggttctgtgtatttaggttcctgttttctGTCCAgtgtttgtcttgtccttacccttgTTATTGTGAGCTCTCTGTGTGGCTCATATATATACCATGCAGGAAGGCCAGTAGGTGAACTGGCCTTCCTGCAGTGGACAAACTATTTATTTCTTCCCTCAGCTGACAACATAGAAACCATCTTCACACAAGCTGGATACTGTAATACTGCCTTGACAGTTTAGTGAAAGTTTGAACCTCACAAAGGTGGTACAGCAGAAATAAGTGCATGGAAATGAGAtgatgaggaagggagggtacaaaaaaaatatgtattcaCATTGCATCACCCAATAGCACAGTCAGCAACCAGCAGTGAGATATCTACCATTCTGACCTGTTTCCTCCATAGCTCACGAGCATCTCTTCTGAAGAGATCATCTGATGCTGTAGAGTTCCACATTACTACCAGTATATATACTTTTTATGTACTTTGCCATTTGCAAGctacattaatacaaaaaaacaGTTAATGAATTGTTTTAATTAGACTTTCTTTGGTTTTAAGAGGACGTTTGAACTGGACTTTTTTCCACCTTTTTACTCCTGAGACATTTCATTTGCAGGTAAGATAAGATAAACCTTTATTCGTCCCACAATGGGGAAATTCAGGCATGTAGTTTATCAACTTCAATGTTGATTGATTTAACATTTTCAAAACCTACATATATCCAGGGCAAAATCTGTACACAAAATATCCACAATATAAAAAGGAAAAGGTAAAAAGTCTATGCTTGGATGAAATGTGTTTAAGACGGGTCATGCCATTGTTACTGACTGAATTATGCTGTTTGATTGCATTAGTTTGTCAAGATTAACTTAAAAGCAAGGTTGTGCTGCATGTACTGAACTGGGAGAGAAACATCTTTAAACCACTGCCTATTACaaacatttggaaaatgtaAACACAATTACTATATGTCATTGCTACAATATTACTTTATTGGTAAGCATTCCTAGATATAAAATGAAAGTTTCACAAATAATTTTCAAATTATAGACAAGTGCAATAATGTAACTAAACGCAAAGGGTGCATCAAAGTGCAGAACATTATTACCTGAATCATTTTGCAAAACACCATCTTCACACCTTTGGGACTGAAACTGCACTCAATAGTCTATTTGTTACACTCAACCCACAGGCTTTTGGGGGATATTTTCTGATCCTTGTCTTAGATGCATCTTTTTAGATCGTTTTTAGGGCATCTGAATGTGCTGTGGTGTTTATTGTCAAAGGTCTGATAATAATCAAATCAGCGAAGAATCAGACAGAGGTACGTATATACGCCTTCATGTGCTCCCACATGTTCCTTCAGATGGCATTAATTCAAAGAGAAAATGGGTCATGAATTGATAACATCAATTCTCAAACTTTCTCTTAGAGAAGAAGACTTTGCCTTCAGGCATACATACCTCTGAAGTGGCTTGACTGACTAGCCACTGAaaaactttttctttttaaatagTCAGAAAGCTTTGGAAACTGAATTTGGTTTTTCTTTGCtcgaaatacatttattttttcttccaCAGGGCAAAAACCATGACCTTCAGTGATGAAGATTATGATTACAATGACATAATTTACAATTACACCGACAATGATACGGCGCCTCCTTGTCAGCTGTACGTCAAAAAGTCAATGGAAATCATAATACAAACCTACGTCCATTCCTTCATATGCGTTTTTGGCCTGTTGGGCAATGTGTTGGTGATTGTCACATATGCCTACTACAAGCAGGCCAAGACTATGACGGATGTGTACCTCCTAAACGTGGCCTTTGCCGATCTGCTTTTTGTTCTTACCCTCCCGCTCATCATACACAACGAGAGGAATGCCTGGAGCATGGGCCACCTGGTCTGTAAGATGGCGGGAGGCGCATACAGCATCAACCTCTACAGCAGCATGCTCCTGCTAGCCTGCATCAGCTGTGACCGCTACATTGCGATCGTCCAGGCAAGGCGCTTCTTCGGCATTCGCTCTCGGTTACAGACCTACAGCCGTCTCATCTGCCTGGCCGTCTGGGCGTTGGCCGTGACGTTGACCATCCCGTCGGTTTACTACAGTAAGCTGACTGAAAACAATCTTCCGGGGGACACCTCGACAGAGTGCCAGATGCAGATTGATGACACTAAGACCGCCGTGCTGATGAAAGTGCTGGTGCCTAGTCTGCAGGTGTCCATCGGTTTCCTTTTGCCTCTCGTGGTCATGTTGATCTCGTACTCCAGCACTGCCTGGACCTTGCTGCGGGCACAGAATGCCCAGAGACAAAAGGCGCTAACTGTGGTCCTGACTGTGGTGGTGGTTTTCATTCTGTGCCACTTGCCCTACAATGTGGCTCTTCTGTTCCACACGGTAGGGTTGTTTAAGGTACGGGGGTGTGAGGAAGAACAGGTGAAGATCACCACTCTGAGCATCACCAGGAGTCTGGCCTATCTGCACTGCTGCCTTAATCCCTTCCTCTACGCCTTCATCGGGGTGAAGTTCCGAAGCCACCTCCGCAAGATTCTGGAAGACATGTGGTGCCTGGGGAAGAAGTACATCTACTCAGGTCAATCCTCCACTCAGATATCAGACCTCTACATCTTAGGGCGCAGATCTGCAGAGGGGTCCAACAACGACAATGGATCGTCATTCAACATGTGAGAAAGGAATAGAGACTTGGCGGTCAAGTGAATTCAATACAGGATATTAGGCTGAAGCTGCCCAAAGAATTGGAGGACATTTGGTTTGAATTTCAAATGTCAAATACATAATGGGGAGTCAGTGGATATTTGTCACCTATTTGGAAACCAAGGAAGCTGCAGCTGATAAACATAGTTTAGTCCATGCCATTTGGTTAAAATCCCTATCCTGAAGTAAAAATGTGGTATCTAATGATAATATGCAATGATAGCAGGTTTCAACTGACACagttgtattgtatttttttaaagttgGCAAACCCATCTAaaagggggaaaaaataaaTCAGTCAAGAATGTATGTATTGTACAGCAAATCTATATACGTGCATTTCAGAGGATGTTTGTTGTCAGTTCAATTGATCAATTAACTTGTATTATGCTAATTTTAGTGTAttagacgcacttgttccgggagtacaacggtacttaggaatgattggctggacctgatgttagtttcctccaggatcacaatgtctcttattgagagacttgttggtttgttgtaactgtcttaaaattattgtactcgccgtgaaatatattattgttgcttgcttttttccacaggtacactcttgcacttttgaggttcttgctgtttaattgtaacttgtcttactacatgctcttattgttcttccctttgggacttatttggttttcacaatgtatgcttcatgtttggctacccgcaatgtttggggctatctcgttatgatcagtgacctatgcacttttgtaaaactctctcttggaagtcgctttggataaaagcgtctgctaaatgcataaatgtaaaatgtaatgtaaatgtattatcttGAAATTTGGTGAATCCTTCAGCATTTTTCTGATTTGTAATCGTTTACTGTTATACTCTTCATTTTAATCCATTAAGATGTTACACTGTTTTTCCATCATGTATTGTGTAGTCaaccattttctttttcttaatGATAAACATTTTGGTTTCATACCAGTGTGTCTCTTTACATCTGTACACTACCCACCTAGAATTCAACATTGGAAAGCAGCTACATTGGAATGGCTGTAGTATTTCAGATTTTGCATGCACATAGTATTACACAAAGTAGCTGTGCATCTTTGGAAGTAATTTGCTTATTCCAGTTTCAAATACAAAGAATCATTGACATAGGCCAACGCAAAAACAATCTACTTCAACCAGGAAATAATCTCACTACATGTGAGGGATTCTTGTACCTTTATCCATAACCAAATCCCCATGCAAGCAACATAATTATTTGTGGAAAAAAGTTAATAGTTAATGGTTTTGCTTGCAATATAAAGAAATCTGGTGCACACGAGAAACTTTCTGGTGAGCACGAGAAAGTTTGTGGTGCGCACGAGATACTTTCTGGTGCGCACGAGAAACTTTCTCGTTAGCACGCTTAAGTATCTGGTGGATACCGCATGCACAGACGCGTGCATTAGATCTGCTGTTTTCATGCGTGGAAATGACTTATAAGGACATTAAAAGTTTGCTTGCGAGTCGTCACCACTATATTATCTAGACAGACATTAAAAACGAATTTTGAAGTTGTGTTGTCTGTTTTGGCGCAAGGGATACAACAGCCTtgaccaggggtctcatttataaacgtGGCTGTCTCAACATGACATTGTCAAAATGGGTGCAGGAGGAGATGCCctgactgcatggaatacaggataacatcatatatcctacctttagataactgcagaacacagtgtataactaaatatatttctttaataatgtgcatatatcatatgtcaaaaactggaaatacagttatAAGCTCCGGCACAATTGCTGCActctacgtcctcgttatcagtccaaactttaatactgttcataacagaacgcttttgttttcaaattgtatctcgactcgggatatcactggcacagttgatgGCAGCAGCAATATGCTGCAACTCGCACAgtttttattggtgatccaccggccaccaaataatgtggttttcgaGCCTCCACCTCGCCTACAagtaacagtgtctgagaagatACTTTCTCGTGCGCACTAGAAACCTTCTCGTGCGCACCAGAAACCTTCTCGTGCGCACCAGAGATCTTCTCGTGCGCACCAGAGACCTTCTCGTGCGCACCAGAAACGTTCTCGTGCGCACCAGAAGTTCATGTCCCTTTAGGGGCTCCGTACCAACATAAGTAAATTAGTATTCTAATATTAATTAACccgcttttcaaccacctcagcTGGGCTACACACCTACAATAAAGAGATGGATTTTCATGATGATCTCATTCATCTACCCTGGAGTCTCTTGATGTAAATATTTACTAAGCCATTCACTAAATAAGATGGCTGATAAGAAAGATCACATAATGTTAGGTGAGTAATTTCATCCCTATGTGGACTTTGTATATCCTTATAGCAACCGATAAATAgaaaggtttgacagtaaaattcAATCAATTCGATATATTTGCGCGTCACAGGACCGTAAAACCAGACTGGCACGAATGATTGGACAGTATTCAgaccgaatgcaatgattggacgggctacttgtctgtctgtctctcttccttccggcagtagtcaggcagcgtgttcatgtgttttggaggtGTGGCTcttaagggagggggtgggatatttttgTTGAAATCCTTTCAAACTGAAGCTAAAACTTGCCTATCTTGCCTTGAACCCTTTTTAAGGTTGTAAACCAAATATTATAGAAGATAGAATGGAAGTACTGCCAAGAGTGGTAGTAGAAGGATCATGAAAAAAGTctgttctgtctgcttcttaaAATGATGTATTCCTTCACACTAGTGTTCCAGTAAACTTCACTTCTCAGAATATATGTAGAATACATTGACTAGTGTGCTGGATTTCCTGTCCAGGACTGAGcatctgccccctggtggtggcaGAAGAGATTTCACTGCTCAACAAGAACTTGACAGTTGTAATTTTGGCAGCAAACAAAGGTATTGGACTGAAAGATATTCAAAGTTCAGTCATACAAGACGACATCTTCAAAATGTCAACACCGTCAGGATCTCCACAAACGATAAAGTGCTGAAGATTACTCAGATGGCAATAAAGCAACTCTACTCTACAAGATACCTTTTGAGAGGAATggtgagagagtgaaggagctgAGGAACCAATTATGTACAGGTTAAGACCTCAATATACTCCAGTTTCGTACCTGTACATATGTACGTATGTGAAAGCTATGCACGTGGCATTGTTCACTCCACTGCATTCTTTATGCCAACATGGATGTTTCAAAGCTATGTCCACTAGGAGGCATGTCAGCGACAAAACCCTGTAGTTTGAACcccttgttttgtgtgtgtgtgtaaaagtacAAAGCTGTGAAGACATTCATTTATCCATAGAGCAACATCTCAAACAGCCATCACATTACATGCCACACAGCTGTCCACTGACTTTCATTGAGCTTGTGTCCCTAGTTTTATTCTTTCATTTatcatttattttttcttcatttagcatatatatttttttatccaaagcaatgtacagAGGGAGTTAAACCTGCAACCTTGATCTGCAGTTAAAtgttgtaacactgaacaatacATATCCATCACTGAGCAGCACCTACTCCCAATCTTAAAAGACACAGGCATGTGACCCCAAAAGCTGCTTCACTAAAGCTCTTTACAAGGTGCTGGGACACCTATTGGACATACATTTTAGACAGGTGTCCCTCTATGAAACGTTTGCATGGTACACACCCTGTCTCATTATTCCATAGCTGTTTGACACATTTTTACAATGGGAAATATGTTTAAGTATCTATAGTTGCCTGAGTTTTCAGtcagttctctgtgtgtgtatgtatgggtgcAGACTGTGAAGTAAAGTAGGCTATGTGTCAATTTTCATGACTGTCTACGTATAGGTGCGAGGTAGGCCCCTTCTATCAAACGCAATCACCGACCAGATGAACAGGAACTGCATGGCCTCATTGTCATACTTGGCCCAGGTCCCAGAAAAGTTCTGCAGAGGAAATGTTTCAGAAGATTGAAAAAAAAGCAAGGAGAATGTTTTTTCATTCCAAGTCGACATACCATGTGCTGCCCGATTGTTTTTAGGGAAGGGTGATGTATGTTCCCCAGCTTTCCATTCTGGAAAGCATGTCTGTTTGACAGAGGGATTGTAGGAGTTTCTGTTTGACATTTCTGCTTGGATCCCTCTGTGCTTCCTGTTGGTGAGAGCTTTGTGCCTGCAAACTAAACAACATGTCTGGTTCATAGATGACAATGGATCCTCCACAGAACCCATTTGACAACTGAGTTACATAAGAGCGGGAATATGGTCATgcccatagtgtgtgtgtgtgagtatgggtgTCTGGGTAAATGGAAAACAGATGTTTCAACAATGAGTCCTGCTTTTTTGCAGTTCCACATGAAATAAACCTCTGACCTCCAGAACTGTTGATGGTCATTGGCATCTTTGGTAAACAAACCCAAACACTGAGGGAGCATTTagacagacagggaaagagagacacagcacaAAGTATTTAACTGGTAAATGTTTGTTTATCATTGTGTAATTACCACTGGTAGTAAGTAGGTACTGTAACTCTAAGTGTTGTATTTACTCTGGAGATGTATGGTTAATTAAAGTATATTATTGGATATTTTTCAGTAGTAGTTAGTAGGTAACTACAAACTACAACTAAATTACTCCTCCACTTTTACCCTGTAGTTATCCAAGGTTCATAATGGTAACGGTCCAAGTGTTATTATGTACTTTCTAGAAATTAAGACAATACTTTCCAATAAATTACCCTTTTTTATATAGTTAATGATCATGACTACACCCATTTACTTAACTGGCTAGTAACTACCTCCGCAGGAACAGTTTTCCTCTACTATCATGGTACATCTTAAATACTGGGTACGTTCTAGCAGATGTTTTAACAATTTCCTCAGTTAGTACGCTGAAACTGGACATAAAAAAATGCTGTGATAGTTTCCATGGTATTACCAAGATCTTATCATATCCTTTGTATTAGAATATTCCACTGTTCATGTCATTATAATGAAACATATGTTACACAACTTTACTAAGTAAAGCATGACAATTTAGTAAGTAAGCTaaaactgtactgtaaaagGAAAGTCTGTTTGTTGACATGGtattaccaggctcttaccatatcaTTTGAAACTGTTTATTCCCTTTCTCATGCAATAAACAAATGTGTATCATGTTTATTCGGCAACGTTACGAAGTAAAACATAACAATTTCCTCAGTAAGCAAATtgaaactgtactgtaaaagAAATCACTATTTAATCCCATGGTATTACTTGAGGCGGAGACGGCTGCAGTTGCTGGTGAAACAGTTTATTAAACAAGGTCCAGTAAACAAATCCAATGCGACCCAATGCGCAGGTTCAAAGTCAAGGTAGGCAAAAAGCGGTCAGGTGATCGGCAAACAGGATATCTTAGGAAAACCAGAATACCCCAAAAACGAAAAACAGTCAAGAGAGTCTAGAACCAGAATAGTGATAATCCTTAAAGGCTTGCTAAATCAGAGTATGTACATCTGAGCCAACATTGCAAAGTCTGTATGAATGAGCAGTATCTTCtacaaggtggtgtgtgtgtgattgaaattggTAACAGGTGTGTCTGATCTGTATCCCGGAGATTGTGaccttgtctgtgtgttggtgtgggaccTTTAGTCCTTGTAAGGAGTTGGCACGAAAGGAGTAGACCCGACCCACAAATCTTAAATTATACCAATTTAAATAGAAActggaaacaaaaacacacatcagtAGTGTGGCCCCTCACTTTATGAACTTATTATTGATGGAGAGCAACTCTgagtcagtttttttttttttatcccctGAGAGGTTTGTTGGCCTCTAAGAACTCCTAGCAGGTATTTGCATAATTTCCCAGAGTGTCTTATTCAGTAAACACTGGCAGTGGACCTAAGTTTTAATTCTCTGCGGCAATCAAAATATCAGCAATGACAGCAGTCAATGCAGTTGTTTTCCAGTCCCCAGGTTTTGGCTGCTGAGGTGCATGCTCCTGGTAAGCCTAAACTCTTTTAGGCCAGCCAGATACCCGTGTACATCGTCCTCTGACCTCTGAACTACCAGACAGATCATGAAATGAAATATAGAAATAGTATTATATCCTAATCACACAAATATAGAAGTAATCCTGGTTACATATAAATTATACATATCCATTTCACCCCTCCATTCCCTATTTTGGGGGGAAAATAGGGAGCCGCACCCTCACTTCCATCTTCAACCAGCTGGGAGTTGCCCTCTCCCTCAGGCTTTCACACAGGTTCTTCACAGATGTATtgattatgtgtatgtgtgagtgtgtgtcgagtGTCACTGTACATAAGGCGTGTGTACCCTCGATATCAAATGCCTGGGATCTGGAGAAGGACAATCTCGGCTTCAGTGAGGGTTGGTCCCACGTTGTCATGGCGATCATGGCTTCTCCTGACCAGAGGAAATGCAGCCTTTGTGATCCGTTCCAGCAGGAAACCTTGTTTCCTCTTCCACTCTGCAGCCCTTCATTCTTTCCTCCATTTCTCTGGCCACGAGGGCAGCTTCTTCTGCCcaaaggagggtggagggagaccttCACTCAGGCAGAAACAAAAGGGATgggatggaggaagaagaacgagagagaaataaCTTATTGCTTGGGCAACTAACCGATCTCATTGCATCGACATGAATGTCATAGTATGATGACAGATGTGTTGGATCCTCAAAGGAGATGAGACAGCACGTActgaaatgcaaacacacaaacactgttttctcTAGCGGAAAACCCaacttgtctggctctgtggggcacatcatcatcatttatTATATGAAGGCGCATCCTAGAGAGCACTCAAAAAAAATGTGAATAGAAGCCAATAGGCCACTTGCTCGAGTTTTTGCCAGTCTAGAGGGCACTCTAGCAATGCTTTTTCAACCAAGGGTGCACCTTGGGGGGTGACCCTGCCCCTAGAGTCCAGCAGTATTTTGGCTAGTATAGTAACACTTCAAAGTTGATACTGTCCCATTACAAAAACATTCTATAACACAGCCATTGTCTACTGTCTGGCATGAATCTGGATTTATTTATACACAATGGTGTCACTGTACTGACAGGTTTTGGGGTAACCTAGACCATATTTGTCCAAGTGGTTTGGGTT encodes the following:
- the ccr6b gene encoding C-C chemokine receptor type 6 — encoded protein: MTFSDEDYDYNDIIYNYTDNDTAPPCQLYVKKSMEIIIQTYVHSFICVFGLLGNVLVIVTYAYYKQAKTMTDVYLLNVAFADLLFVLTLPLIIHNERNAWSMGHLVCKMAGGAYSINLYSSMLLLACISCDRYIAIVQARRFFGIRSRLQTYSRLICLAVWALAVTLTIPSVYYSKLTENNLPGDTSTECQMQIDDTKTAVLMKVLVPSLQVSIGFLLPLVVMLISYSSTAWTLLRAQNAQRQKALTVVLTVVVVFILCHLPYNVALLFHTVGLFKVRGCEEEQVKITTLSITRSLAYLHCCLNPFLYAFIGVKFRSHLRKILEDMWCLGKKYIYSGQSSTQISDLYILGRRSAEGSNNDNGSSFNM